A genomic region of Oncorhynchus mykiss isolate Arlee chromosome 4, USDA_OmykA_1.1, whole genome shotgun sequence contains the following coding sequences:
- the LOC110522128 gene encoding NADH dehydrogenase [ubiquinone] 1 alpha subcomplex assembly factor 4: MGARVARLFRDFNLENRVHREIGKAKPEVAPRHLTHIDSVQSTEVTEINDAIHKRNDPLLGLLKSVYVESKDPTEAPKEVTEENVEERRPLKFNLPGDPYGIVELTDVPKGKLSIAEALKALNNHKNAPQTWTLDKVAQEYSLDLKDTKALLEHFIPFEVKIIPPKTKEDSKQIKDT, translated from the exons ATGGGGGCTCGCGTTGCACGGTTGTTTAGGGATTTTAATTTAGAAAACCGAGTACATCGTGAGATTGGGAAGGCAAAACCCGAAGTGGCACCCCGACATCTGACCCATATTGATTCTGTTCAGAGTACAGAGG TTACTGAGATCAATGATGCCATCCACAAGAGAAACGACCCCCTCCTGGGGTTGCTGAAGTCGGTGTATGTGGAATCAAAGGATCCTACTGAG GCTCCAAAGGAGGTGACTGAGGAGAACGTGGAGGAGCGCAGACCACTGAAGTTCAACCTACCGGGGGACCCCTATGGGATTGTGGAGCTCACTGATGTCCCCAAAGGCAAACTGTCTATTGCTGAGGCCCTAAAAGCTCTTAACAATCACAAGAATGCTCCCCAAACATGGACATTGGACAAGGTTGCCCAGGAGTACTCTCTTGACTTGAAAGACACTAAAGCACTTCTAGAGCATTTCATCCCCTTCGAGGTTAAGATCATACCTCCCAAGACAAAAGAGGATTCAAAGCAGATCAAAGATACCTAG